From the genome of Agromyces badenianii:
CGACGACGCCCACGACCTCGGTCGGCACGCCGTCGGGGTCGAGCGCGACGACGGCGATCGAGTCGGAGCCCTGATCGGCGACGAGCGCGAACCGCTCGTCGTGCGTCACCTCGAGGTCGCGCGGGTGCCGCCCGCCGGTCGGGACGGTGGCCACGAGTTCGAGCGTGCGGGCCTCAGCGTCGAGGCGCAGGCCGCGCAGGGCCTCGGCGTCGCGATCGCCGATGAGCACGATGCCGCCCTGCGTCAGGCGGATCGCGGAGCAGCCGAGGCCGCGCGGCTCGACGTCGTCGCCGATGGAGAACCAGGCCACTTCGCGCCCCTCGGCCAGGTCGATGACGCTCGCGGTGCGGTCGAGCTCGTTCGCCGTGATCGCGAGGTCTCCGGCGATCACGAGGTGACGGGGACCGGCGCCGGCGTGCATCGCGATGTCGGCCGCATCATCGTGCGCGAGGGTCGCGGGCAGGCCATCGAGGGCGAGCACCCGAATGCGGTCGGCGCCGAGGTCGGGCACGAGCAGCCGGTGTCTCGCCGAGTCGACGACGGCCTGGTGCGGGTGCGAGGACTCCTGCCGCTCGTGGTTCGGACCGGTGCCCGTGAAGTCGGCCGCGAGCACGACGTCGGCTGCGGCATCCGGGCCGGATCGGTGCACTGAGAGCCGAGCGCCCGAGTAGTTCGCGGCGAAGATGAGCTCGCCCGCTTCGTCGAAGGCGAGATGACACGGGTCGGCCGCGCCGGTGACGCCCGGTCGGCCGAACGGTGCGACGGTGTCGCCTTCGAGGGTCCACGTGGAGACGAGACCGTCGGTGAGCTCGTGCACGATGCCGAGCAGGCCGCTTGCGGGGGAGATCGCGAGGAACATCGGGTTCGGTCCGACGTCGACCGGCTCGCCGAGCGCGACCGTGCCGTCGGCGGCGACATCCAGGGGGCGGATGCCTCGCGCCACCGATCCCAGAGCGCCCGTCGTCGACGCGCCCACCCAGAACCTCGTGCCCGTCGACTCGCTCATGCCGCCCCGTTCTGCGGCCGTGCCGCGGTTCGTCGTGGCGCACGTGCGCCGCAGAATACGCTACCGCGAGCCGGTACAGATGGGAGCCTCGAAGTACAGCGGCGACTATCGCAGGACGTAGACTCTTACGGCCGCCCCCGTAACTCAGGGGATAGAGTGCCGACCTCCTAAGTCGGAAGCGCAGGTTCGAATCCTGCCGGGGGCACCGTGATCTGCGAGTGAACGCGCGCCGCCGACGTCATCTGCGCGGCGAAGACGACGGTCGCGACGATGCCGAGCGGCTCACCCGTCGAGCAGGCCCCGGATGTCGTCGGCCGTGAGGGACTCGCTGAAGAGCTCGCCGTCGTCCATGAGGGAGGAGACGAGCTTCGCCTTGCGCGCCTTCAGTGCCATGACCTTCTCTTCGATCGTGCCCTCGGCGACCATGCGGTAGACGTTGACCGATTTGGACTGCCCGATGCGGTGCGCCCGGTCGACGGCCTGGGCTTCGCTCGCGGGGTTCCACCACGGGTCGAGGAGGAAGACGTAGTCGGCCTCGGTGAGGTTCAGGCCGAAGCCGCCCGCCTTCAGGCTGATCAGGAAGACCGGCGCGTCGCCCTCGCGGAACGTTCCGATGACCTCGGCCCGCCGCGTCGTCGATCCGTCGAGGTACGCGTACGGCACCCCCGCGGCCTCGAGCCGGGCGGCGGCCAGTTTCAGGAACGAGGTGAACTGGCTGAAGACGAGCGCCCGATGCCCTTCGGCGACCACTTCGTCGAGTTGATCGAAGAGCGCGTCGAGTTTCGCCGACGGCACCTCGGCGTACTGGTCGGCGTCGATGAGCCCGGCGTGCAGGCTCAGCATGCGCAGCAGGGTGAGCGAACGGAACACGGTGAACCGGTTGCGGTCGAGATCGTCGATGAGGCCGAGCAGCTTCTGGCGCTCGAGCTGCAGGAAGGCGTCGTAGATGCGCTGGTGCTCGGAGTCGAGCTGAACGGTCAGCACCTGCTCCTGCTTCGGCGGCAGCTCGGGCGCCACGACCTCCTTCGTGCGGCGCAGCATGAAGGGGCGGATGCGGCGGCGCAGCGTCGCGAGCCGCTCGGCGTTGTGGTCGTTCTCGATCGGCCGGGCGAATCGCTCGGCGAACCCCCGGCCCGAGGGGAACAGCCCCGG
Proteins encoded in this window:
- a CDS encoding lactonase family protein, yielding MSESTGTRFWVGASTTGALGSVARGIRPLDVAADGTVALGEPVDVGPNPMFLAISPASGLLGIVHELTDGLVSTWTLEGDTVAPFGRPGVTGAADPCHLAFDEAGELIFAANYSGARLSVHRSGPDAAADVVLAADFTGTGPNHERQESSHPHQAVVDSARHRLLVPDLGADRIRVLALDGLPATLAHDDAADIAMHAGAGPRHLVIAGDLAITANELDRTASVIDLAEGREVAWFSIGDDVEPRGLGCSAIRLTQGGIVLIGDRDAEALRGLRLDAEARTLELVATVPTGGRHPRDLEVTHDERFALVADQGSDSIAVVALDPDGVPTEVVGVVETPAPACLARV